The genomic region GAATGGAGCCGGCGTGCTTGCTTAGCGCACGACCTATATCACTCAGCGACTGCCCATTCTTCCAGCGGTGCCACAGCTCCGCCTTCTGACCGTCTGATAGACCCGGTCTGCCCCTTCGTGCCATCGATGCCACCCCTCCGATCTGCTTCCGATTGGATGATGCTGCATCGATTCATTGAATTCACCCCCGCTTAACTTGCTTAACTCGCGATCGCCTCGATCCGCGCCCGCACATGCTTGTGAAATGGCGTTCCGGCAAACCAATCGCGATCCTCGGTCGTCGTAAGATCATTGGGTGCGACGCCGTTCTGGAACTCCTGTCCTTCGCGATCCGGATACCAAAGTCCGGTTCCGTTCGGCAGCGAGACATGTCCGGGCAGCATGCTATCCGTTACTTCGACCATGGTCTCTGCGCTGCCGCGCTTGGTAATGACACGCACGCGTCCACCACTCTTCACTCCGAGATGCGAGGCGTCGTCGGGATTCATCCACAGCGCGCCCTCGGGATCTTTCGGCCGCCACTTGGGATCGCGAATTATGGTGTTGGCGGTCGACGAGCGGCGCTGGCCGGCTGACAGCACGAACGGGAAGTCCGGATGGGCTGACTGACGCTCGTCGCGCAGCGACCGAAGCTCCGGGAGCAACTCCGGAATCGTGAGATTGATCTTGCCCTTGTGGATCCGGCGCCACGTTTCGACGAACGGATCGACGCTGACGACTACTCCCGAGCGGTTTTTCAGAATCGCGTCAAACAGCGCTTCTCCGAGTTCGTCATCCTGGCCGCGGATGCCCGCGCGTCGCACCGACTCCGGATAGCGGCGGGCAAACTCATGCGCAATTCCCCACACCGATGCCGCATTCTCGGCTCCGGCCCCCAGCGTGGGGCCGAGAGTCTCGTACAGGAGCGCCGTCATCACCGCTGCCAGTCGCGGGCGCTCGGAAACCACCCGCATCAACTCGGTCGCAAAGACTTCGCGTCCCTTGGCCGCGGCCGCCCGCAGCGGCGCGACGTCGTCATCCGTCATCGCGCCTAAAGCTCGTACCAGTCGCCGATGGATTTCTCCCTCGGGCAGGGTTCCGGGCAGCGCCTCGAGAATCGGCGCTCGCAGCGTGAAGGTGTTCGCGAACTCGGTTTCGGTGGTGAACGGAGAACCAAAAAAGGTCGCTTCCCACTTCTCGTACTGCGAGCATGAGGGAAGCACGTAGTGCGCTTCACGCGCGGTCTCGCTGAGCGCGACGTCGATGACCACCAGAAATTCGAGCGAGTGCAGCGCTTGTCTCATTCTCGCACTGTCGGCGACCGAATGCGCCGGATTCTCCGCTTCCACCAGCATTGCGCGGAAGCGTTGGGGATGGTCAGTCAGAATCTCGTCGGGAATCACGTTCGCTGGAATCATCCCGCCGATGATTCGGTGGCCGCCGACCGGGCTGGTGGCAGATGACAGGCTGCCGTTGAAGAGGCCGGTTAGGGTCGTTCCCGCGTTCATGGCGCCGGCCTTTCCCAGGTTGCCAGTCAAGGAAAAGATAAGCTTTTCCAGGTAGGAGTTGAGAGTGCTGTGAGGTGCCTGCTCGATTCCGAGGTCTTCGTATAGCGAAACGCTCGCGGCGCGCGCGATCCGCCGCGCTACCTCGCGCACCAGTTCCTCGCTCAGACCTGCGCGGCTGCAATACTCGGAGACCGGAACCTCCGTCAGCGCGGCCAAGAGGTCCGCGCTATTTTCGGCCCGCTCATGGATGAAATCATGATTGATCAGGTCCTCCTGGACCAGCACCGCCAGAAGCGCTGCAAGGCAGAAAGCATCGGTGCCCGGTCGCACCCGAAGATGATAGTCGGCCATCTCCGCCGTCTCCGTGCGCCGGGGATCGATCACTACCAGCGCGCGCTTCGGGTCAGCCGCCATATCGCGAAGGATCGGCCGTGCGCGCTGAAAGCCGTGCGACTGCCAGGGATTCTTGCCGACGAACACCGCCACCTCGGCCTGCTCAAAGCTCCCGCGCACGCCCGTGCCGAACATCACATGCTCAACCCAGAACTCGCCGGTTTTTTCCTGCGCCAGCGCGTTTGAGGAGTACACCATCCCCAGGGCGCGGCGGGTCGACGCGCCATAGCTGCCCACCAGATGGTTCCCCTGGCCGCCGCCCCCATAATAGAAGATGCTCGCGCCGCCCCAGGTGTCGCGCACCCTGGCGAAGCCCGCCGCGACTTCGCGAATCGCGGTCTCCCAATCGATCTCCTCAAAGCTTCCGTCAGCCCTGCGGCGCAGCGGAGCCGTGAGGCGGTCCCGTCCGTTCTGGTAAAAGTCGAGACGCTGCGCCTTCTCGCATGCGTAGCCAAGTGATGCGGCGGATGCGCGATCGCCGCGCACGCGCGTGATGTGGCGGTCTTCGACCTTCACTTCGATTCCGCAATTGACCGAGCACAGGATGCATGCCGTCTTGAGCCATTCCTCAGCCATGCTGCTCCTCCAGACGAGTCGGCCGGCCGCGCAAGGGCATCGGCGGTCGATATTGACTAAGTTCTATTTTGGAACTTAATATTGAGTCAAGCGACGCGATTACTATTCTTTAGAAGAAGGACCAGTCGTGCGATGGTCTGAAATAAATGGGATGAAATGCTCGGTGGCGCGGACCCTCTCGGTCATCGGCGATCGCTGGACCCTGCTCATCGTGCGCGACACCCTTCTCGGGGTGCGCCGCTTCGAGGATTTCCAGCGCGACCTGCGCATGACGCGCCACCGCCTGGCGGCCCGGCTCCGAAAGCTGGTCGACGATGGGATTCTAGAGCGCGTTCAATACCATGACCGTCCGCGGCGCTTCGAATATCGGCTGACCGAAAAAGGCATCGACCTGTACCCGGTGGTGGTGGCGTTGC from Candidatus Binataceae bacterium harbors:
- a CDS encoding molybdopterin-dependent oxidoreductase, encoding MAEEWLKTACILCSVNCGIEVKVEDRHITRVRGDRASAASLGYACEKAQRLDFYQNGRDRLTAPLRRRADGSFEEIDWETAIREVAAGFARVRDTWGGASIFYYGGGGQGNHLVGSYGASTRRALGMVYSSNALAQEKTGEFWVEHVMFGTGVRGSFEQAEVAVFVGKNPWQSHGFQRARPILRDMAADPKRALVVIDPRRTETAEMADYHLRVRPGTDAFCLAALLAVLVQEDLINHDFIHERAENSADLLAALTEVPVSEYCSRAGLSEELVREVARRIARAASVSLYEDLGIEQAPHSTLNSYLEKLIFSLTGNLGKAGAMNAGTTLTGLFNGSLSSATSPVGGHRIIGGMIPANVIPDEILTDHPQRFRAMLVEAENPAHSVADSARMRQALHSLEFLVVIDVALSETAREAHYVLPSCSQYEKWEATFFGSPFTTETEFANTFTLRAPILEALPGTLPEGEIHRRLVRALGAMTDDDVAPLRAAAAKGREVFATELMRVVSERPRLAAVMTALLYETLGPTLGAGAENAASVWGIAHEFARRYPESVRRAGIRGQDDELGEALFDAILKNRSGVVVSVDPFVETWRRIHKGKINLTIPELLPELRSLRDERQSAHPDFPFVLSAGQRRSSTANTIIRDPKWRPKDPEGALWMNPDDASHLGVKSGGRVRVITKRGSAETMVEVTDSMLPGHVSLPNGTGLWYPDREGQEFQNGVAPNDLTTTEDRDWFAGTPFHKHVRARIEAIAS
- a CDS encoding helix-turn-helix domain-containing protein; this encodes MARTLSVIGDRWTLLIVRDTLLGVRRFEDFQRDLRMTRHRLAARLRKLVDDGILERVQYHDRPRRFEYRLTEKGIDLYPVVVALLRWGDHWMVDSDGPPIELFHRNCGRHVMPVLTCPACNEEVNARTMSARPGPGLKKRAARPEYTRVQSRCKEQSPI